One window from the genome of Candidatus Zixiibacteriota bacterium encodes:
- a CDS encoding DUF1015 domain-containing protein, with protein MSIVRPFKGLRPRPEYAGQVAAPPYDVLSSDEARAMAAGNPISFLHVNKPEIDFPPDQDPTAPAVYEAGRKNLQALVDRGVMCRDTSPCLYLYRLTWRGRSQTGLWALTSCDEYNRNLIKKHEHTRPAKVSDRADHMETLGAQVGPVFSCFRHNEEIRRLFDHVKKVPPMIDITTEQGVRHELWVISHRDTLDSLAAAFGRLPYLYIADGHHRSAAAAEVAGRRAAKNPHHSGDEHYNFFMNVIFPDDELRILPYNRVVRSLNGMTLEELFARAGDTFTFAPSDAPVEPQKPYEFGLYAAGRWYRMSARPGKVAAAGPAEAIDSAVLTRHFLTPYLGIKDIRTDDRIDFVGGIRGVNELERLVDSGAFAIAFSLFPATVDQLLAVADAGEVMPPKSTWFEPKLRSGLVVNYLDE; from the coding sequence ATGTCGATTGTCAGGCCCTTCAAGGGGCTTCGCCCCCGACCCGAATACGCCGGCCAGGTCGCCGCGCCGCCGTATGATGTCCTGTCCTCGGACGAGGCGCGCGCGATGGCCGCCGGCAACCCGATTTCATTTCTCCACGTGAACAAGCCGGAAATTGATTTCCCGCCGGACCAGGACCCGACCGCTCCCGCCGTTTATGAGGCCGGGCGCAAGAATCTCCAGGCGCTGGTCGACCGCGGCGTCATGTGCCGCGACACCTCCCCCTGCCTCTACCTGTATCGTTTGACCTGGCGGGGGCGGAGCCAGACCGGTCTCTGGGCGCTGACGTCGTGCGATGAATACAATCGCAACCTGATCAAGAAACACGAGCACACCCGTCCGGCCAAAGTCTCCGATCGGGCCGACCACATGGAGACACTCGGCGCCCAAGTGGGACCGGTCTTCTCCTGCTTCCGGCACAACGAAGAGATCCGGCGGCTTTTCGACCACGTCAAGAAGGTACCGCCGATGATCGACATTACGACCGAGCAGGGCGTGCGCCACGAGCTCTGGGTGATCAGCCACCGCGACACACTCGACAGCCTGGCGGCGGCCTTCGGCCGGCTGCCGTACCTGTATATCGCCGATGGCCACCACCGGTCGGCCGCGGCGGCCGAGGTGGCGGGCCGCCGGGCGGCGAAGAACCCGCACCACAGCGGCGACGAACACTACAACTTCTTTATGAACGTGATCTTTCCCGACGACGAGCTTCGCATTCTCCCGTACAATCGCGTCGTCCGGAGCCTCAACGGCATGACCCTCGAGGAGCTCTTTGCGCGGGCCGGCGACACCTTCACGTTCGCGCCGTCGGACGCTCCGGTCGAGCCGCAGAAACCGTACGAGTTCGGCCTCTACGCCGCCGGCCGCTGGTACCGGATGAGCGCCCGGCCGGGGAAGGTGGCGGCGGCCGGTCCGGCTGAGGCCATTGACTCCGCCGTCCTGACCCGGCACTTTCTCACGCCCTATCTTGGCATCAAGGATATTCGCACCGACGACCGGATCGACTTTGTCGGCGGCATTCGCGGCGTGAACGAGCTTGAGCGCCTGGTCGACTCCGGCGCCTTCGCCATCGCGTTCTCGCTTTTCCCGGCGACGGTTGACCAGCTGCTGGCGGTGGCCGACGCCGGCGAAGTCATGCCGCCCAAGTCTACCTGGTTTGAACCCAAACTCCGTAGTGGCCTCGTGGTGAACTACCTCGATGAATAG
- a CDS encoding hydroxyacid dehydrogenase, producing the protein MLILISDAFDASLPGILSRFGEVTDDKSRLADAEIVLIRSKTKVTREYIDSAPRLRYVIRGGVGLDNVDVAYARTKGIKVDNTADASTTAVAELAFALMIALPNHIAAADASMRQGKWLKNELKRTELYGKTLGILGIGRIGLSLAVRARAFQMRVLGWHPDVYFTDFAEICPTMEEVLERSDYVSLHMPLVDSTRGIINKETLKRFKDGAYLINTGRGKCIVEQDVVDALKSGKLRGYATDVWNSDPPENSPLLGAPNTILTPHIGASTKENMIRIGIIVERLIEDYTAKK; encoded by the coding sequence ATGTTGATTCTCATTTCCGACGCGTTTGATGCTTCCCTGCCGGGCATTTTGTCCCGGTTCGGCGAGGTGACCGATGACAAGTCCCGTCTGGCCGACGCCGAGATCGTGCTGATTCGGAGCAAGACGAAAGTGACGCGGGAGTACATCGACTCGGCTCCCCGTCTGCGCTACGTCATTCGGGGCGGCGTCGGCCTGGACAACGTCGATGTCGCCTACGCCCGGACCAAGGGGATCAAGGTCGACAACACGGCGGATGCCTCCACCACCGCGGTGGCCGAGCTGGCGTTCGCCCTCATGATTGCGCTGCCCAACCACATTGCCGCCGCCGACGCGTCCATGCGCCAGGGGAAGTGGCTGAAGAACGAGCTCAAGCGCACCGAGCTGTACGGCAAGACGCTGGGGATCCTCGGCATCGGCCGGATCGGCCTGTCGCTGGCGGTCCGCGCCCGCGCTTTCCAGATGAGAGTTCTCGGGTGGCACCCCGATGTCTACTTCACCGACTTCGCCGAGATCTGCCCGACCATGGAAGAGGTGCTCGAGCGCTCCGACTATGTGTCGCTCCACATGCCGCTCGTCGATTCCACCCGCGGCATCATCAACAAGGAGACGCTCAAGAGATTCAAGGACGGCGCCTACCTGATCAACACCGGCCGCGGCAAGTGCATCGTCGAGCAGGATGTCGTGGACGCCCTCAAGAGCGGCAAGCTCCGCGGGTATGCCACCGACGTGTGGAATTCCGACCCGCCAGAGAATTCGCCGCTGCTGGGCGCTCCGAACACGATTCTTACGCCGCACATCGGCGCCTCCACCAAGGAGAACATGATCCGCATCGGCATCATTGTCGAGCGGCTCATCGAAGACTACACGGCCAAGAAGTAA
- the serC gene encoding 3-phosphoserine/phosphohydroxythreonine transaminase, translating into MAHRVYNFNPGPAVLPLEVLETVQKELLDYKGTGMSILESSHRAAEYTEVNDQCIALARELFGLPADYHVLFMTGGASTQFALVPMNFLNGKTGAYIDTGSWSNKAIKEAKIVGKAHVCYSGKEGGYKHIPTQKELDIPADAAYLHMTTNNTIYGTQFSSIPDSKGLPLIADMSSDIASRRLDFTKFDLIYAGAQKNIGPAGVTLVLLRDRLLKTANPNLPTMFKYGTHAEEKSLYNTPPAFGVYVMKLVFEWIKRQGGLAAVEKVNLAKKERVYQIMDLYPDYYRGHCDKESRSWMNITLRLPTEDLEKKFLAEAKAQGFIGLKGHRSVGGIRVSAYNALPLEGVDKLVAFMEKFKKQN; encoded by the coding sequence ATGGCTCATCGTGTCTACAATTTCAATCCCGGGCCCGCCGTCCTCCCCCTGGAGGTCCTCGAGACCGTCCAGAAGGAGCTTCTGGATTACAAGGGCACGGGGATGTCGATTCTCGAGAGTTCCCACCGCGCGGCCGAGTACACCGAGGTCAACGACCAGTGCATCGCCCTCGCGCGCGAGCTCTTCGGCCTGCCCGCGGATTACCACGTTCTGTTCATGACCGGCGGCGCCTCCACCCAGTTCGCACTTGTCCCCATGAACTTCCTGAACGGCAAGACGGGCGCCTACATCGACACCGGCTCCTGGTCCAACAAGGCGATCAAGGAAGCCAAGATCGTGGGGAAAGCCCACGTCTGCTACTCCGGCAAGGAGGGCGGCTACAAACACATTCCGACCCAGAAGGAACTCGATATTCCCGCCGACGCCGCCTATCTCCACATGACCACCAACAACACGATCTACGGCACCCAGTTTTCCTCCATTCCGGACAGCAAGGGGCTGCCGTTGATCGCCGACATGTCCTCCGACATCGCCTCGCGGCGGCTCGACTTCACGAAGTTCGACCTCATCTACGCGGGCGCCCAGAAGAACATCGGCCCCGCCGGCGTCACCCTCGTCCTCCTGAGGGACCGGCTGCTGAAGACGGCCAATCCGAACCTGCCGACCATGTTCAAGTACGGCACCCACGCCGAGGAGAAGTCGCTCTACAACACGCCGCCGGCATTCGGCGTCTACGTCATGAAACTCGTCTTCGAGTGGATCAAACGGCAGGGCGGCCTGGCGGCGGTCGAAAAGGTCAACCTGGCCAAGAAGGAACGGGTGTACCAGATAATGGATCTGTACCCCGATTACTACCGCGGCCACTGCGACAAGGAAAGCCGCTCCTGGATGAACATCACCCTCCGCCTTCCCACCGAGGATCTCGAGAAGAAGTTCCTCGCGGAGGCCAAGGCGCAGGGGTTCATCGGGCTCAAGGGCCACCGCAGTGTCGGCGGCATCCGGGTCTCCGCCTACAACGCCCTGCCGCTTGAAGGCGTCGACAAGCTCGTGGCGTTCATGGAGAAGTTCAAGAAGCAGAACTGA